In Leisingera sp. NJS204, the following are encoded in one genomic region:
- a CDS encoding 3-hydroxyacyl-CoA dehydrogenase NAD-binding domain-containing protein, which translates to MNALGLKMRQALSSAVHELEADEQVKAIVLCSALPLFCGGADIAEFRTGAVWDKPDLPDLCVTIETSRKPVVAAIAGPAMGGALEIALACDYRVAAPEALMGLPEIKLGLLPGAGGTQRLPRVAGLEVATRMILSGDPVKGDFALSCVLVDALFESGQDFRAHAIEFATRIAREGDPKRSCADMTVAHPDPKGFLAGFRTEIAPRSKNLVAPERCLKSLQAACELPLAQGLAQEKAGFAELLGTPQSRAGRHLFFAERECTKVPGVSRGQLPRDIASVAVIGAGTMGRGIAIAFLQAGYPVTLLETTQGALEQGLDQVSKHFQRAADKGRFSPDQAEAFASNATGTLSYADLADADLIIEAAFESMNVKRQIFEALDRHAKPGAILASNTSTLDLDEIAAVTSRPEDAIGLHFFSPANVMRLLEVVRGAKTAPDVIATAITVAKKIRKLPVTVGVCYGFVGNRMLEPYFREGSRLLLEGAAPKQVDDVLEGFGMAMGIHAMADLAGIDVGARVRQERRSEIAHDPAYQAVQDRLFELGRLGQKTGRGSYIYEGRTRVEDPEVVQISKELATRHGVAHRQIDDQEILERCLYPLINEGFLILEEGMATRPGDCDLIWVNGYGFPDWRGGPMHYADEVGLPRILDRMNHYRQSLGAYGEMWFTPAPLLEELANTGVTLAEHFEAKKGTS; encoded by the coding sequence GTGAACGCACTTGGCCTGAAGATGCGGCAAGCGCTCTCTTCGGCCGTTCATGAGTTGGAAGCTGACGAGCAGGTCAAAGCTATTGTTTTATGTTCGGCATTGCCGCTTTTTTGCGGCGGCGCTGACATCGCCGAGTTCCGTACAGGGGCGGTCTGGGACAAACCGGATCTGCCAGACCTGTGCGTAACAATTGAAACCAGCAGGAAACCTGTTGTCGCGGCTATTGCAGGCCCTGCGATGGGGGGCGCACTGGAGATCGCACTTGCCTGTGACTACCGTGTTGCCGCGCCGGAGGCATTGATGGGCCTGCCCGAAATCAAACTGGGGCTGCTGCCCGGTGCAGGTGGGACTCAACGACTGCCACGGGTTGCCGGGCTGGAAGTGGCGACACGGATGATCCTTTCCGGTGACCCTGTGAAAGGCGATTTTGCTCTGTCCTGCGTGCTGGTCGACGCACTTTTCGAGAGCGGCCAGGATTTTCGCGCACATGCTATAGAGTTCGCCACCAGGATTGCGCGTGAGGGGGATCCGAAGCGCAGTTGCGCGGATATGACCGTCGCACACCCTGATCCGAAGGGTTTTCTCGCGGGTTTCCGGACCGAGATCGCGCCAAGGTCCAAAAACCTTGTCGCCCCTGAACGATGCCTAAAATCGCTTCAGGCCGCCTGCGAATTGCCGCTGGCCCAGGGGCTTGCACAGGAAAAGGCAGGATTTGCCGAATTGCTCGGCACACCTCAATCGCGCGCGGGCCGCCATCTGTTCTTTGCAGAGCGTGAATGCACCAAGGTTCCCGGCGTTTCACGCGGGCAGCTGCCACGTGACATTGCATCGGTCGCCGTGATCGGCGCGGGAACAATGGGGCGCGGCATCGCCATCGCCTTTCTTCAGGCGGGGTATCCGGTCACACTTTTGGAAACTACACAAGGGGCGCTGGAACAGGGGCTGGATCAGGTTTCAAAGCACTTCCAGCGTGCAGCTGACAAGGGACGGTTCAGTCCCGATCAGGCAGAGGCTTTTGCATCCAACGCCACAGGGACGCTCAGCTATGCAGACCTCGCAGATGCCGACCTGATCATCGAAGCAGCGTTTGAAAGCATGAATGTCAAACGCCAGATTTTCGAAGCGTTAGACCGGCACGCAAAACCTGGCGCGATACTGGCCTCAAACACATCGACGTTGGATCTTGATGAAATAGCCGCGGTCACGTCCCGTCCGGAGGATGCGATTGGTCTCCATTTCTTCAGCCCGGCCAATGTCATGCGCTTGCTGGAAGTGGTGCGCGGCGCCAAGACCGCACCCGATGTCATTGCGACGGCAATCACAGTCGCAAAGAAGATTCGAAAGCTCCCTGTCACGGTGGGCGTTTGCTACGGCTTTGTCGGGAACCGGATGCTGGAGCCATACTTCCGCGAAGGGTCCCGGCTGCTGCTTGAGGGGGCGGCGCCGAAACAGGTAGATGACGTCCTTGAAGGTTTCGGCATGGCCATGGGCATTCATGCGATGGCAGATCTGGCTGGGATCGATGTGGGCGCCCGCGTGCGTCAGGAGCGGCGAAGTGAAATTGCGCATGATCCGGCATACCAGGCAGTCCAGGACAGGCTTTTTGAATTGGGACGACTGGGTCAGAAGACCGGGCGAGGCAGCTATATCTACGAGGGCCGGACACGGGTTGAAGATCCCGAGGTTGTTCAAATCAGCAAAGAGCTGGCCACACGGCATGGTGTAGCGCACCGACAAATCGACGATCAGGAAATCCTTGAGCGGTGTCTGTATCCCTTGATCAACGAGGGCTTTCTGATCCTTGAAGAAGGCATGGCAACGCGCCCTGGGGACTGCGACCTGATCTGGGTCAACGGCTATGGCTTTCCCGACTGGCGCGGCGGCCCAATGCACTATGCCGATGAAGTCGGATTGCCCCGCATTCTGGACCGCATGAACCACTACCGGCAATCGCTGGGCGCCTATGGCGAGATGTGGTTCACACCCGCGCCTTTGCTGGAGGAACTCGCAAACACGGGCGTGACACTTGCAGAGCACTTTGAGGCCAAAAAGGGAACATCATGA
- a CDS encoding acetyl-CoA C-acyltransferase, with translation MREAVIVSTARTPIGVAFKGALNNIKSPTMMGHAIQHAVERAGVDPGLIEDVVIGSVLTAGTGGLNVGRLSALAAGLPVTVSGQTIDRQCSSGLMAIATAAKQIIVDRQNVAVAGGQENISAVQNAYLKWAGDEKDPSVTAQCEHAYMPMLMTAENVARVYGISRDAQDEYAALSQKRTARAQAAGAFDDEIVPITATKRVRNRETGEETLEEVTLSKDEGNRPGTTAETLGRLNPVLERGVITAGNASQLSDGASACVLMERKIADQHGLTPLGIYRGMAVAGNAPEEMGIGPIHAIPKLLKNAGLGIDDIGLWELNEAFACQALYCRDHLGIDPELYNVNGGAISIGHPYGMTGARLVGHALLEGKRRGEKYVVTSMCVGGGMGAAALFEVT, from the coding sequence ATGAGAGAAGCCGTTATCGTCTCTACCGCACGAACCCCTATTGGGGTTGCCTTCAAGGGTGCGCTGAACAACATCAAATCCCCAACCATGATGGGGCACGCCATTCAGCACGCGGTTGAACGTGCAGGAGTGGACCCCGGATTGATCGAAGATGTTGTGATCGGATCGGTCCTGACTGCCGGAACAGGAGGGCTGAATGTCGGCCGCTTATCCGCGCTGGCGGCTGGACTTCCTGTCACTGTGTCAGGTCAGACGATAGACAGGCAATGTTCATCGGGATTAATGGCCATTGCGACGGCCGCAAAACAGATCATCGTGGATCGGCAGAACGTTGCGGTTGCAGGCGGGCAGGAGAATATTTCCGCGGTGCAGAATGCCTATCTGAAGTGGGCAGGTGATGAGAAGGACCCAAGCGTTACCGCCCAGTGCGAACATGCCTATATGCCGATGCTGATGACGGCTGAGAATGTGGCCCGGGTATATGGGATAAGCCGCGACGCTCAGGATGAATACGCAGCACTTTCGCAAAAGCGGACTGCACGGGCACAAGCCGCTGGCGCCTTTGACGACGAGATTGTCCCGATCACCGCCACCAAGCGGGTCAGGAACCGCGAAACCGGGGAGGAGACCCTGGAAGAGGTGACTTTGTCCAAGGATGAAGGCAACCGGCCAGGCACGACAGCCGAAACACTTGGCCGATTGAATCCTGTTTTGGAAAGGGGCGTCATCACAGCCGGCAATGCAAGCCAGCTTTCCGACGGGGCCTCGGCCTGTGTCCTGATGGAACGGAAAATTGCTGACCAGCATGGCCTTACACCCCTTGGCATCTATCGCGGCATGGCAGTCGCAGGCAATGCACCGGAAGAGATGGGGATCGGCCCAATCCATGCCATACCGAAATTGCTAAAGAATGCAGGTCTCGGTATCGATGACATCGGGCTTTGGGAGTTGAACGAGGCATTCGCTTGCCAGGCGCTCTATTGCCGCGACCATCTTGGCATTGATCCCGAGCTCTACAACGTGAACGGCGGTGCTATATCGATTGGCCACCCCTACGGCATGACAGGCGCGAGACTAGTCGGGCATGCTTTGCTTGAGGGCAAGCGTCGTGGCGAAAAATACGTGGTTACGTCCATGTGTGTCGGCGGAGGCATGGGGGCCGCAGCGTTGTTCGAAGTCACCTGA
- a CDS encoding sigma-70 family RNA polymerase sigma factor: MVTINLHSPPGRKKLRRESPRGTAAVSNGKAHSELTIWLLAVRDQRDRAAFAALFDHLAPRLKGFVIRSGASSALAEEIVQDVMLTIWRKAAQFDPHKAQASAWIYQITRNRHIDIVRKEHRPVPDELGADPGLEPDASQMLGLEQEAERLKLAIQKLQPDQKEMIEKAYIGELTHQEISSQTGLRLGTVKSRIRLGLERLRKELKGLR; this comes from the coding sequence ATGGTGACAATAAATTTGCACAGTCCACCCGGCAGAAAAAAACTGCGCAGGGAATCCCCAAGGGGCACAGCAGCAGTGTCAAACGGCAAGGCCCATTCTGAGCTGACAATCTGGCTGCTAGCGGTTCGCGACCAGCGGGACCGTGCTGCCTTTGCTGCGCTGTTTGACCATTTGGCACCGCGGTTGAAAGGATTTGTCATTCGCTCCGGCGCCAGCTCCGCGCTGGCTGAGGAAATCGTGCAGGATGTCATGCTCACCATCTGGCGCAAGGCGGCGCAGTTTGATCCGCATAAGGCACAGGCCTCGGCCTGGATTTATCAGATCACGCGTAACCGCCATATCGATATTGTTCGTAAGGAACACCGTCCGGTTCCGGATGAGCTGGGCGCGGACCCAGGATTGGAACCGGATGCCAGCCAGATGCTTGGCCTGGAGCAAGAAGCAGAGCGGTTGAAGCTGGCAATCCAGAAGTTGCAGCCGGATCAGAAAGAGATGATCGAAAAAGCCTATATCGGCGAGCTGACCCATCAGGAGATCAGCAGCCAGACCGGCCTGCGGCTTGGAACCGTTAAATCGCGCATTCGCCTCGGATTGGAGCGGCTGCGCAAAGAACTAAAAGGATTGCGCTGA
- a CDS encoding ChrR family anti-sigma-E factor — translation MPAITHHIPDAIIAAYAAGSLPHAFSMVVASHLSYCRDCQAALGAHQSAGGVLLETTKGEELSPGMKARVMAKLDEPALPEPVYDASGIYPGPVMQALKGGTPRWRTLGMGVKQNILYEGNGGSARLLYIPAGQAVPDHTHNGLELTLVLQGSFSDETGRFGVGDVEIGDEDLEHTPVADAGAACVCLAATDAPLRFNAFMPRLLQPLFRI, via the coding sequence ATGCCTGCAATCACCCATCATATCCCCGACGCAATCATCGCGGCCTACGCAGCCGGCAGTCTGCCACATGCTTTTTCCATGGTGGTGGCCAGCCACTTGTCCTATTGCCGCGATTGTCAGGCAGCGCTTGGCGCGCATCAAAGCGCTGGCGGCGTCTTGCTGGAAACCACGAAAGGTGAAGAGCTGTCGCCTGGAATGAAGGCCCGCGTTATGGCGAAGCTGGATGAGCCTGCATTGCCGGAGCCGGTCTATGATGCCAGTGGGATTTACCCTGGTCCTGTGATGCAGGCCTTGAAGGGCGGCACCCCGCGCTGGCGGACCCTGGGCATGGGCGTAAAGCAGAACATCCTGTACGAAGGAAACGGCGGTTCAGCCCGGCTGCTCTATATTCCGGCAGGTCAGGCGGTGCCTGACCACACTCACAATGGCTTGGAACTGACGCTGGTGCTGCAAGGGAGTTTCAGCGACGAGACAGGTAGGTTTGGTGTTGGCGATGTTGAGATCGGCGATGAGGATCTGGAGCATACTCCGGTGGCAGATGCTGGCGCCGCCTGTGTCTGTCTTGCTGCCACAGATGCCCCGTTGCGGTTCAATGCATTCATGCCGCGCTTGCTGCAACCGTTGTTCAGAATCTAA
- a CDS encoding SDR family NAD(P)-dependent oxidoreductase: MNSFHGKTVWLVGASHGLGREIARQLDREGARLVLSARSAAALQDLARELTQAKPLPMDVTDMGSVAQVARLAGTVDMVIYNAGAYEPMRTQDWDTGAALKMSDVNYNGAVRVLGQVLPDFVKAGRGDIALIGSLAGYRGLPAAIGYGASKAALISLAETMRHDLTGSGVTVRIINPGFIKTRLTDKNSFAMPQIMPPELAAGHVVAALQSRRFRTDFPRPFSWAIKLLHLLPDWLVYRSK; the protein is encoded by the coding sequence ATGAACAGCTTTCATGGCAAGACCGTCTGGCTGGTGGGCGCAAGCCACGGGCTGGGGCGTGAGATCGCGCGGCAGTTGGACCGAGAGGGCGCCCGGCTGGTCCTGTCAGCCCGTTCAGCAGCTGCCCTGCAAGATCTGGCCCGTGAGCTGACCCAGGCAAAACCGCTGCCAATGGATGTAACGGATATGGGGTCGGTCGCCCAGGTTGCACGGCTGGCAGGCACAGTGGATATGGTCATCTACAACGCCGGCGCCTATGAACCGATGCGCACTCAGGATTGGGACACAGGCGCCGCCCTGAAGATGAGCGACGTGAACTACAACGGTGCTGTCAGGGTTTTGGGGCAAGTCTTGCCGGATTTCGTCAAAGCGGGCCGCGGCGACATCGCATTGATCGGCTCGCTGGCCGGATACCGAGGCCTGCCTGCCGCCATCGGCTATGGCGCCAGCAAGGCTGCGCTGATCAGCCTGGCTGAAACTATGCGGCATGACCTAACAGGGTCCGGCGTAACGGTCCGCATCATAAACCCGGGATTTATCAAGACCCGACTGACAGACAAGAATAGCTTTGCCATGCCGCAGATCATGCCCCCGGAGCTGGCGGCGGGGCATGTTGTGGCAGCGCTGCAATCTCGCCGCTTCCGGACAGATTTCCCGCGCCCGTTTTCTTGGGCGATCAAGCTGCTGCACCTGCTGCCTGACTGGCTGGTTTACCGCAGCAAATAA